The window TTGCTGTTTTTACTTCAAGTCTTTTTCAGATATAAACTTGTATCCGGTGAAGATAGAGCCCATCAGGCCGCTCTTCTCTCTGCTGTCAGAGAACCACGAGATGTAGACATGTATCATCGCGAAGGCGAGTATCACGTACATGAAGATGTGATGATACAGCCGGATGGTCGGCAGAAGCATTATGCCAGTAAGCCATCCTCCAAGGAGCGTCCAGATAGCGCCTGAATGGTTTACCGAATACATCGCGAAACCTGAAACGATCTCGAAGATAAATATTATAAACAGCAGGAGGTATGTCAACCCTCCAAGGGCTGAATGTCCGACATGGCAGCTTTTTTTGCTGATCAGCAGGTAGCACTTCAGGTCATCGATCATCCTGCCGATCTTCTCGCCTGTAAATGGAAGCCATTCGCTGATGCAGGCATACTTGTTCCCGGCAAGTGACCAGTAGAGCCTGATGATCA is drawn from Nitrospirota bacterium and contains these coding sequences:
- the cybH gene encoding Ni/Fe-hydrogenase, b-type cytochrome subunit gives rise to the protein MNDTRLKTYAWEFPVRFTHWINFLCILTLSVTGFYIGSPFIHAYSSKQWIMGWMRLIHFIAAYTFMMSVIIRLYWSLAGNKYACISEWLPFTGEKIGRMIDDLKCYLLISKKSCHVGHSALGGLTYLLLFIIFIFEIVSGFAMYSVNHSGAIWTLLGGWLTGIMLLPTIRLYHHIFMYVILAFAMIHVYISWFSDSREKSGLMGSIFTGYKFISEKDLK